In a single window of the Micrococcaceae bacterium Sec5.7 genome:
- a CDS encoding ABC transporter ATP-binding protein, translating into MSADKKASAPADEAVAGQDVLEDEELFEDEYKPTEADGDMFGGMPAKKAEHFWPSAKRLLGLLKPEALGIYAVVGLVIVSVVLNVIAPRVLGQAMDVIFSGVVGKQLPAGVSKDQFVDGLRLQGQDNFADMVTRMELIPGTGIDFQKLTVLISFVLVMYFVANIFLWLQGYVLNRIVMKVIRRLRDDTEKKLNRLPLNYFDTRQRGDVLSRVTNDVDNVQQALQQAFAQLISSLLTVIGIVIMMFIVSWQLALIALIALPLSGVAAGVIGSRSQKLFAAQWKNTGELNGQIEESFSGHDLVRVFGRDADMLERFEERNEALYKASFGAQFVSGIIFPVMQFVSYLSYVGIAVVGGLRVASGSMSLGDATAFIQYSREFTQPLGQMAGMANMLQSGVASSERVFEFLDADEQDSETATEHLPVKTDGHVEFKDVTFSYTEDRPLIENLSFTAEPGHTVAIVGPTGAGKTTLVNLVMRFYELSSGSITLDGVDVTHLSRSELRSKVGMVLQDAWLFGGSIYDNIKYGRLDATEEQVMAAAKATFVDRFARGLPDGYDTVIDEEGNNVSAGEKQLITIARAFVANPSLLILDEATSSVDTRTELLVQKAMAALRTDRTSFVIAHRLSTIRDADTILVMENGKIVEQGNHKALLAAEGAYYRLYMSQFAGSDVEESVVDDSTAVHS; encoded by the coding sequence ATGAGCGCCGACAAGAAGGCCTCTGCACCTGCAGACGAAGCCGTGGCCGGCCAGGACGTCCTGGAGGACGAAGAATTGTTCGAGGACGAGTACAAGCCCACGGAGGCCGATGGAGATATGTTCGGCGGTATGCCGGCCAAGAAGGCTGAGCACTTCTGGCCGTCCGCCAAGCGTCTCCTGGGTCTGCTGAAGCCTGAAGCGCTGGGCATCTACGCGGTGGTCGGCCTGGTGATTGTCTCCGTGGTCCTGAACGTCATTGCACCCAGGGTGCTGGGCCAGGCCATGGACGTGATCTTCAGCGGTGTGGTAGGCAAGCAGCTTCCCGCCGGGGTGTCCAAGGACCAGTTCGTTGACGGCCTGCGCCTGCAGGGCCAGGACAACTTCGCGGACATGGTCACGCGGATGGAGCTGATCCCCGGAACCGGGATCGACTTCCAGAAACTGACCGTCCTGATTTCCTTCGTTCTGGTGATGTACTTCGTGGCCAACATCTTCCTGTGGCTGCAGGGCTACGTGCTGAACCGGATTGTGATGAAGGTGATCCGCCGGCTCCGTGACGACACGGAAAAAAAGCTGAACCGGCTGCCGCTGAACTACTTCGACACCCGCCAGCGAGGCGACGTTCTCTCCCGCGTCACCAACGACGTCGACAACGTCCAGCAGGCGCTCCAGCAGGCTTTCGCCCAGTTGATCAGCTCGCTGCTGACGGTCATCGGCATTGTGATCATGATGTTCATCGTGTCCTGGCAGCTGGCACTGATCGCCCTGATTGCCCTGCCGCTTTCCGGCGTCGCAGCCGGTGTGATCGGTTCACGCAGCCAGAAGCTGTTCGCCGCACAGTGGAAGAACACGGGCGAACTGAACGGGCAGATCGAGGAGTCCTTCTCCGGGCATGACCTGGTTCGCGTCTTCGGCCGCGATGCCGACATGCTGGAGCGCTTCGAGGAGCGCAACGAAGCCCTGTACAAGGCCAGCTTCGGTGCGCAGTTTGTCTCCGGCATCATCTTCCCGGTGATGCAGTTCGTGTCCTACCTCAGCTATGTGGGCATCGCAGTTGTGGGCGGATTGCGTGTTGCCTCGGGCTCCATGTCCCTGGGCGATGCCACCGCCTTCATCCAGTACTCGCGCGAGTTCACCCAGCCCCTGGGCCAGATGGCGGGCATGGCCAACATGCTCCAGTCGGGCGTGGCGTCGTCCGAGCGTGTCTTCGAATTCCTGGATGCTGACGAGCAGGACTCCGAGACGGCCACCGAACACCTGCCGGTCAAGACGGACGGCCACGTGGAGTTCAAGGACGTGACCTTCAGCTACACCGAGGACAGGCCGCTGATCGAGAACCTCTCCTTCACGGCCGAGCCCGGGCATACCGTGGCCATTGTCGGGCCCACCGGCGCCGGCAAAACCACCCTCGTAAACCTGGTGATGCGCTTCTACGAGCTGAGCTCCGGGTCCATCACGCTGGATGGAGTGGACGTGACCCACCTGAGCCGCTCTGAGCTCCGGTCCAAGGTGGGCATGGTGCTGCAGGACGCGTGGCTGTTCGGCGGATCCATTTACGACAACATCAAGTACGGCAGGCTGGACGCCACCGAGGAGCAGGTCATGGCAGCAGCCAAGGCCACGTTCGTGGACCGTTTTGCCCGTGGGCTTCCGGATGGTTACGACACCGTCATTGACGAGGAAGGCAACAACGTCAGCGCCGGTGAGAAGCAGCTCATCACCATCGCCCGTGCGTTCGTGGCCAACCCCTCGCTGCTGATCCTGGACGAGGCCACCAGCTCGGTGGATACGCGTACTGAGCTGCTGGTGCAGAAGGCCATGGCCGCACTGCGGACGGACCGGACCAGCTTCGTCATTGCGCACCGGCTGTCCACTATCCGCGACGCCGATACCATCCTGGTGATGGAGAACGGCAAGATTGTGGAGCAGGGCAACCACAAGGCGTTGCTGGCCGCGGAAGGCGCGTACTACCGCCTCTACATGTCCCAGTTCGCCGGCTCCGACGTCGAGGAATCCGTAGTGGATGACTCGACGGCGGTGCACAGCTGA
- a CDS encoding ABC transporter ATP-binding protein: MLVTLMRRYSKPYMPYIVAVVVFQLISTIAALYLPSLNARIIDEGVSRGDTDFIWRTGGVMLLVAFVQVGAAIAGVYFGSKTAMAVGRDLRRGVFRKVTSFSAKDVNTFGAPTLITRGTNDVQQVQMLVLMGLNFMVSTPIMCIGGIIMALREDLSLSWLVWVSVPILIAVVGYLVVRLMPLFRSMQKKIDRINGVLREQIIGIRVVRAFVREPYETERFGGANKELTDVSLKIGALFVLMFPAIGMILHLSTAAVLWFGGQRVDSGAMQVGSLTAFLQYLLQILIAVMMGTFMAMMIPRASVCADRIGEVLDVEPSIHDPKQPVMPADLAGVVEYRNVTFAYPGAESPVLSNISFTARPGETMAIIGSTGAGKTSLLSLLPRLYDVAEGEVLLDGVSVSQLDRAEITKRVALVPQRPYLFSGTIEHNLRFGKTEATDEELWEALHTAQGEDFVREKKNGLGARISQGGTNVSGGQRQRLCIARALVTKPRVYLFDDSFSALDVATDARLRGALKRTTADATVIIVAQRISTITEADQILVLDNGRIVDRGTHEELLETSPTYQEIVESQLSVEEMA; this comes from the coding sequence ATGCTTGTCACCCTCATGCGGCGCTATTCCAAGCCGTACATGCCGTACATTGTGGCGGTCGTTGTATTCCAGCTGATCTCCACGATTGCGGCGCTGTACCTACCCAGCCTCAACGCCCGGATCATCGACGAAGGTGTTTCCCGTGGCGACACGGACTTCATCTGGCGCACCGGCGGAGTCATGCTCCTGGTCGCGTTCGTCCAGGTAGGCGCAGCCATCGCGGGTGTCTACTTCGGCTCCAAGACAGCCATGGCCGTTGGGCGCGATCTGCGCCGCGGCGTTTTCCGCAAGGTGACGAGCTTCTCCGCTAAGGACGTCAACACGTTCGGCGCGCCCACCCTGATCACGCGGGGCACCAATGATGTCCAGCAGGTCCAGATGCTGGTGCTCATGGGGCTGAACTTCATGGTCTCCACTCCCATCATGTGCATCGGCGGCATCATCATGGCGCTGCGCGAGGACCTCAGCCTGTCCTGGCTTGTGTGGGTATCGGTTCCCATTTTGATAGCGGTTGTGGGCTACCTCGTGGTCCGGCTGATGCCGCTCTTCCGCTCCATGCAGAAGAAGATCGACCGCATCAACGGAGTCCTGCGTGAGCAGATCATCGGCATCCGCGTGGTCCGCGCCTTTGTCCGCGAGCCCTATGAGACGGAGCGCTTCGGCGGAGCCAACAAGGAACTGACGGACGTTTCGCTGAAGATCGGCGCGTTGTTTGTGCTGATGTTCCCGGCGATCGGAATGATTCTGCACCTGTCCACGGCCGCGGTGCTGTGGTTCGGTGGCCAGCGCGTTGATTCCGGCGCCATGCAGGTGGGGTCGCTGACGGCTTTCCTGCAGTACCTGCTCCAGATCCTGATTGCAGTCATGATGGGTACTTTTATGGCCATGATGATCCCGCGTGCTTCGGTGTGTGCGGACCGCATTGGCGAGGTGCTCGACGTCGAGCCCTCCATCCATGACCCGAAGCAGCCGGTCATGCCGGCAGATCTCGCGGGAGTGGTGGAGTACCGCAACGTCACCTTCGCCTACCCCGGGGCAGAGTCTCCGGTGTTGAGCAATATCAGTTTCACGGCCAGGCCGGGTGAGACCATGGCCATCATCGGGTCCACGGGTGCTGGCAAAACCTCCCTGCTCTCTCTCCTGCCGCGCCTCTACGATGTGGCTGAAGGCGAGGTGCTGCTCGACGGCGTTTCAGTCAGCCAGCTGGACCGCGCCGAAATCACCAAACGCGTTGCCCTGGTTCCCCAGCGGCCCTACCTCTTCTCCGGCACTATCGAGCACAACCTCCGCTTCGGCAAAACCGAGGCAACGGATGAGGAACTGTGGGAGGCCCTGCACACCGCCCAGGGTGAAGACTTCGTCAGGGAAAAGAAGAACGGCCTGGGGGCGCGTATTTCGCAGGGCGGCACCAACGTTTCCGGCGGCCAGCGCCAGCGTCTGTGCATCGCCCGGGCACTGGTGACCAAGCCCAGGGTGTACCTGTTTGACGATTCCTTCTCCGCGCTGGACGTTGCCACGGATGCCCGCCTGCGCGGCGCCCTGAAGCGGACCACCGCGGACGCCACCGTGATCATCGTGGCGCAGCGGATCTCCACCATCACCGAGGCAGACCAGATCCTGGTGCTGGACAACGGCCGGATAGTGGACCGCGGCACTCACGAGGAGCTGCTGGAGACGTCGCCCACGTACCAGGAAATTGTTGAGTCCCAGCTGAGCGTGGAGGAAATGGCATGA
- a CDS encoding signal peptidase I, translated as MTATLIAIIVAVTIVAPALQVQLSPVLTGSMRPAFSPGDLLITAPADVGDLHAGQIAVFTPPGENAPYAHRITSVTGDSAHPVLTTKGDANPANDRWKAVLSGPKVPVVFATVPYVGYALLWTQSPALRAILVGLLGLLMTSAGIRHILRQPSTAPSNPEQSANTVQPTTL; from the coding sequence ATGACGGCAACGTTGATTGCGATTATTGTGGCGGTCACCATCGTGGCACCTGCACTGCAGGTACAGCTGTCGCCGGTCTTGACCGGCAGCATGCGCCCGGCATTCAGCCCGGGAGACCTTCTCATCACAGCTCCTGCGGATGTGGGTGACCTACACGCGGGACAAATCGCAGTATTCACCCCTCCAGGCGAAAATGCCCCCTACGCCCACCGGATCACTTCGGTCACCGGGGACTCCGCCCATCCGGTTCTGACAACCAAAGGCGACGCCAACCCCGCCAACGACCGGTGGAAGGCCGTGCTTTCCGGCCCGAAGGTGCCGGTAGTCTTCGCCACCGTCCCGTACGTCGGCTACGCACTGCTCTGGACGCAGAGCCCGGCACTTCGAGCCATTCTCGTCGGCTTGCTCGGGCTGTTGATGACCAGTGCCGGCATCCGACACATTCTACGCCAGCCCTCAACCGCCCCATCAAACCCAGAACAATCAGCAAACACAGTGCAACCAACAACCCTGTGA
- a CDS encoding TasA family protein, whose protein sequence is MSTDTARPSRPSHRRLIAALALGAAGLAVTGSGVYAALTATASNTSAQSVTSGTLSLTMFNNGNGFGQSVSNLAPGDTVNRYVNLTQGSDLDAKALTLGVSAAAANKLTNDAINGLQATVTQCVGGTWTAGTGVCSGTTTILVASTPLSTLAATPASVVAGPVSAGTVLNLKIALTLPDQAETTVNGVAPVGTTIQGLSASLTWTFSETQRTAANTTS, encoded by the coding sequence ATGTCCACTGATACCGCACGCCCGTCCCGCCCCAGCCACCGCCGTCTGATTGCCGCCCTCGCCCTCGGCGCGGCCGGCCTGGCCGTGACCGGAAGCGGCGTTTATGCCGCCCTGACCGCCACGGCCTCCAACACATCCGCGCAGAGCGTCACCAGCGGCACCTTGAGCCTGACAATGTTCAACAACGGCAACGGGTTTGGCCAAAGCGTCTCCAACCTGGCCCCCGGCGACACCGTGAACCGGTACGTCAACCTCACCCAGGGAAGCGACCTGGACGCGAAGGCCCTGACCCTGGGCGTCAGCGCAGCGGCAGCGAACAAACTGACCAACGACGCAATCAACGGCCTGCAAGCCACTGTCACCCAGTGCGTCGGCGGCACCTGGACCGCCGGAACCGGTGTCTGCAGCGGAACCACCACCATTCTGGTCGCCAGCACGCCGCTCAGCACACTGGCCGCCACACCGGCCTCCGTCGTCGCCGGCCCGGTCTCCGCTGGAACGGTGCTGAACCTGAAGATTGCCCTGACCCTGCCGGACCAGGCCGAGACCACTGTCAACGGCGTCGCGCCCGTCGGCACCACCATTCAGGGCCTGTCGGCCTCGCTGACCTGGACGTTCTCCGAGACCCAGCGCACCGCCGCCAACACCACCAGCTGA